Proteins from one Pontibacter korlensis genomic window:
- a CDS encoding M13 family metallopeptidase, whose amino-acid sequence MRKTYLLPFSAALVGVLLGGCSSSTTDGGTADTTETVEGRGLDLANMDTTVSPCVDFYQYANGGWIKNNPIPASESRWGSFNELAEKNNAVLRELLTEASSNTTAAKGSATQLVGDFYASGMDSVAVNKAGVNPIKPELDRILSVKTADDLIKAVADLKTKGISGYFSMYVSQDDKVSTQYALQAGQGGLGLPDRDYYLKDDERSKTIRTEYVKHLQNIFQLLGDDAAAAQKKAQTVMHIETRLAKASKARVELRDPYANYNKMTVQEFTSQNPNLKVSQLLGGMGATAAKEIIVGQPAFFKELNTMLKSMPLEDWKTYTTWHLTRTTAPYLSQDFVQENFNFYGKVLSGAQEMQPRWKRVLRATDSALGEALGQLYVQKTFSPEAKQKALEMVHNLQEAFKEHVRDLDWMGEETKQRALQKLESFAVKIGYPDKWEDYRGLEIKRDSYAANVMRASQFAFRDNIGKIGQPVDREEWFMSPPTVNAYYNPSMNEIVFPAGILQPPFFDPNADDAVNYGGMGAVIGHELTHGFDDQGAKYDFEGNLKDWWTEEDLEKFNARANAVVDQYSQYTVLDNLHVNGKLTLGENIADIGGLNIAYTALQKALVETHPGNIDGLTPEQRFFLAWAQIWRVNMRDEAQNQQILTDPHAPGRFRTNGPVANMPQFYEAFGCNQGEPMVRGEEERIKIW is encoded by the coding sequence ATGAGAAAAACATACTTGTTGCCGTTTTCTGCTGCGCTTGTAGGTGTGCTGTTAGGAGGTTGTAGCTCCTCTACCACGGATGGAGGTACAGCTGACACGACAGAAACTGTAGAGGGGCGCGGCCTGGACCTGGCCAACATGGATACCACCGTAAGCCCTTGCGTAGACTTTTATCAATATGCCAACGGAGGTTGGATAAAAAACAACCCTATCCCAGCTTCAGAAAGCCGTTGGGGATCTTTTAACGAGCTGGCAGAAAAAAACAATGCTGTGCTGCGTGAGCTGCTAACAGAAGCATCATCTAACACAACGGCTGCCAAAGGTTCTGCTACACAACTGGTAGGCGATTTTTATGCGTCAGGCATGGACTCAGTAGCTGTTAACAAGGCCGGAGTTAACCCGATAAAGCCGGAGCTGGACAGGATTCTGTCTGTGAAAACTGCTGATGACCTGATCAAAGCGGTGGCTGACCTGAAGACCAAAGGCATTAGCGGCTACTTCAGTATGTATGTATCCCAGGATGACAAGGTAAGTACACAGTATGCGCTGCAGGCTGGGCAAGGCGGCCTCGGTCTACCAGACCGAGACTATTATTTAAAGGATGATGAGCGGTCAAAGACCATCCGTACAGAGTATGTAAAGCACCTTCAGAACATCTTCCAGTTGCTGGGTGATGATGCCGCTGCGGCTCAGAAGAAAGCGCAGACCGTGATGCATATCGAGACAAGGTTGGCGAAGGCCTCTAAGGCACGCGTGGAGCTGCGCGACCCATATGCCAACTACAATAAGATGACTGTCCAGGAGTTCACCAGCCAAAATCCTAACCTGAAGGTTAGCCAGTTGCTCGGCGGTATGGGTGCTACAGCTGCCAAAGAGATCATCGTGGGCCAGCCAGCATTCTTCAAAGAGCTAAACACGATGCTGAAAAGTATGCCCCTGGAAGACTGGAAAACCTATACTACCTGGCACTTGACTCGCACTACAGCTCCATACCTGAGCCAGGATTTTGTGCAGGAGAACTTCAACTTCTATGGCAAAGTGCTGAGCGGCGCGCAGGAGATGCAGCCGCGCTGGAAGCGAGTGCTGCGTGCTACAGACAGTGCGCTGGGTGAGGCACTAGGGCAGCTGTACGTACAGAAGACGTTCTCGCCGGAGGCTAAGCAAAAGGCCCTGGAGATGGTACATAACCTGCAGGAGGCGTTTAAGGAGCACGTCCGCGACTTGGATTGGATGGGAGAAGAGACCAAGCAGCGTGCGCTGCAGAAGCTGGAGTCCTTTGCCGTTAAAATCGGTTACCCAGACAAGTGGGAAGACTACAGAGGCCTTGAGATAAAACGTGACTCTTATGCGGCCAATGTGATGCGTGCCAGCCAGTTTGCCTTCCGTGATAACATCGGGAAGATCGGCCAGCCGGTAGACCGTGAGGAATGGTTTATGTCGCCTCCTACGGTTAATGCATACTATAACCCAAGTATGAACGAGATCGTTTTCCCGGCCGGTATCCTGCAGCCTCCGTTCTTCGATCCGAACGCCGATGATGCCGTGAACTATGGTGGTATGGGTGCAGTGATCGGGCATGAACTAACCCACGGCTTTGATGACCAGGGAGCCAAGTATGATTTTGAGGGCAACCTGAAAGACTGGTGGACCGAAGAGGACCTGGAGAAGTTTAATGCCAGAGCCAACGCCGTGGTAGATCAGTATAGCCAGTACACTGTACTGGATAACCTGCATGTAAATGGAAAGCTGACGCTAGGGGAGAACATCGCCGATATCGGTGGCTTAAACATTGCCTACACAGCGCTCCAAAAGGCACTGGTAGAGACACACCCTGGTAACATCGATGGGCTTACGCCAGAGCAGCGCTTCTTCCTGGCCTGGGCTCAGATCTGGCGCGTGAACATGCGCGATGAGGCACAAAACCAACAGATCCTGACGGACCCACACGCTCCAGGACGTTTCCGTACCAACGGGCCGGTGGCCAACATGCCACAGTTTTACGAGGCGTTTGGGTGCAACCAAGGTGAGCCTATGGTTCGTGGCGAAGAGGAGCGAATCAAAATCTGGTAA
- a CDS encoding TIGR04283 family arsenosugar biosynthesis glycosyltransferase yields MKLSIIIPTYNEEAVIGELVGYLRSHTSAVTEVIVADGGSTDITQRIATAAGARVLGCERKGRATQMNAGARIAAGDILYFLHADTFPPPDFEEQLTRAVMQGYGSGCYRLKFDFQHWFLRLNAWFTRFDVDAVRFGDQSLFVRRDVFEKAGGFNEQLLLLEDQEIVERVRRCAPFVVLPAKVITSARKYRQLGVYRLQCSYFLIYTLYRLGLSQERLVKVCKRLLRL; encoded by the coding sequence TTGAAGCTTAGCATCATCATACCAACTTACAACGAAGAGGCTGTAATAGGCGAGTTGGTAGGCTATTTACGGAGCCACACTAGTGCAGTAACAGAAGTAATTGTGGCCGATGGTGGAAGTACAGACATCACACAACGTATAGCCACAGCGGCAGGAGCAAGAGTGCTAGGGTGTGAGCGGAAAGGACGCGCCACGCAGATGAACGCTGGTGCACGTATAGCCGCGGGAGACATTTTATACTTCCTGCATGCCGACACGTTTCCTCCACCAGATTTTGAGGAGCAACTGACACGGGCGGTAATGCAGGGATACGGTAGTGGCTGCTACCGCCTGAAGTTCGACTTTCAGCACTGGTTCCTGCGCCTGAATGCCTGGTTCACCAGGTTTGATGTAGATGCCGTTCGCTTTGGCGACCAAAGCCTGTTTGTGCGGCGCGATGTGTTCGAAAAAGCAGGTGGTTTTAATGAGCAGTTGCTTTTGCTCGAGGACCAGGAAATTGTGGAGCGTGTGCGCAGGTGTGCCCCGTTTGTTGTGTTGCCAGCAAAGGTAATAACCTCAGCACGCAAGTATAGGCAGCTCGGGGTATATAGGCTGCAGTGCAGTTATTTCTTGATTTATACTTTGTACAGGCTTGGCTTATCGCAGGAGCGGCTGGTTAAGGTATGTAAAAGGCTGCTACGACTGTAG
- a CDS encoding S9 family peptidase, producing MNFTNSKAAKRVASRLLCALLLTGAAPVALAQGGQDTNIGYQRPPEAIASIIEAPNTPSVSISAKGEWMLLLESPGYPSIEEVSAPESRLAGMRINPATNGPSRGYYYNGLKLKKVSNADEFQIKGLPQNAQLSNVTWSPDEKYIAFTNTKANGIELWIADLGTREAKKLTEAVVNDAYSGRPFEWLSDSKGLVVKFVDENRGEMPKASTVPAGPTVQQNIGKAKPSRTYQDLLKNRNDEQLFDYYMQTQLKLVSVDGKQEPIGQAGIIKSVETSPDGQYLLVETMQKPYSYLVPHYYFPYKVEVWNRNGQVVKELAKLPLAEDIPIAFDAVAKGPRSYSWRPDKPATLYWAEAQDGGDANKEAAVRDHVYMLDAPFNGKPAKLAATKYRYRGVMWGEGMAIVNERWWKTRTERSILVDPSKPAKATVLIERSYEDNYNDPGSPVFTKNKYGRSVLLTDKKKQNIYMISEGGSPEGNRPFVSEFSLKSKKGNILWRSEAPYYERPVDIIDLNDKKIITRRESENDPPNYFVRDIDDKKLTQVTTFPHPNPQLEGVQKQMLKYKREDGVNLTAILYLPKDYKKGDAPLPMLLWAYPREFKNASAAGQVKSSPYEFTRISWGSPLFWVTQGYAVLDRTDIPIVGEGDAQPNDTYVQQLVSSAKAAIDEVVKMGVADPKRVAVGGHSYGAFMTGNLLAHSDLFAAGIARSGAYNRTLTPFGFQAEERTYWDAPEVYFQMSPFSFANKVNEPILLIHGEADNNSGTFPIQSERFYNALKGHGATTRLVFLPAESHGYRAKESILHMLWEMDQWLDKYVKNRPVQ from the coding sequence ATGAACTTTACAAACAGCAAAGCTGCCAAGCGTGTGGCCTCTCGGCTACTGTGCGCGTTGCTTCTAACCGGAGCCGCGCCTGTGGCACTGGCGCAAGGCGGGCAGGACACAAACATTGGCTACCAGCGGCCGCCAGAGGCTATTGCATCTATTATTGAAGCGCCTAACACACCATCTGTAAGTATAAGCGCCAAAGGCGAATGGATGCTGCTGCTCGAAAGCCCGGGCTACCCAAGTATAGAAGAAGTGTCGGCACCGGAGAGCCGTTTGGCTGGCATGCGCATTAACCCTGCCACCAATGGGCCAAGCCGTGGTTACTACTATAATGGCTTAAAGCTGAAGAAGGTGAGCAATGCGGACGAATTTCAGATCAAGGGTCTGCCACAGAACGCACAGCTTTCAAACGTTACCTGGTCGCCGGACGAGAAGTATATCGCTTTCACCAACACCAAGGCAAACGGCATTGAACTGTGGATAGCCGACCTGGGTACAAGAGAAGCTAAAAAGCTGACGGAGGCGGTGGTGAACGATGCCTACAGCGGTCGTCCGTTTGAGTGGCTTTCTGACAGCAAAGGGCTGGTGGTAAAGTTTGTGGACGAGAATCGTGGCGAAATGCCGAAGGCTTCTACTGTGCCTGCCGGACCAACCGTGCAGCAGAACATTGGTAAGGCAAAGCCATCGCGCACGTATCAGGACCTGCTGAAGAACCGCAACGATGAGCAGCTGTTCGACTATTATATGCAGACGCAGCTTAAGCTGGTGAGCGTGGACGGAAAGCAGGAGCCGATAGGACAGGCGGGTATCATCAAAAGTGTGGAGACATCGCCAGACGGGCAATACCTGTTGGTAGAGACCATGCAGAAGCCATACTCTTACCTGGTGCCGCATTACTACTTCCCGTACAAAGTTGAAGTATGGAACCGCAACGGCCAAGTGGTAAAAGAGCTGGCAAAGCTGCCCTTAGCCGAGGATATTCCCATCGCGTTTGATGCCGTAGCGAAAGGACCACGCAGCTACAGCTGGCGCCCGGACAAGCCTGCTACATTGTATTGGGCTGAGGCGCAGGATGGCGGAGATGCCAACAAAGAGGCTGCCGTGCGCGACCATGTGTATATGCTGGATGCTCCATTCAATGGCAAGCCAGCTAAACTGGCAGCTACCAAGTACCGCTACCGTGGCGTGATGTGGGGCGAAGGTATGGCGATCGTAAACGAGCGTTGGTGGAAAACGCGTACTGAGCGCAGCATCTTGGTTGACCCATCTAAACCTGCCAAGGCAACGGTGCTGATCGAGCGTTCTTACGAGGACAACTACAACGACCCAGGCTCTCCGGTATTCACCAAGAACAAGTACGGGCGCAGTGTATTGCTTACTGATAAGAAGAAGCAGAACATTTACATGATTTCAGAAGGCGGCTCGCCGGAAGGTAACCGTCCGTTCGTGAGTGAGTTTAGCCTGAAATCAAAGAAGGGTAACATTCTCTGGAGATCAGAGGCGCCATATTATGAGCGTCCGGTAGATATCATCGACCTGAACGACAAAAAGATTATTACCAGGAGAGAGTCTGAGAATGATCCACCTAACTACTTCGTGCGCGACATTGACGACAAGAAGCTGACGCAGGTAACAACGTTCCCGCACCCTAACCCACAGCTGGAAGGTGTGCAGAAGCAAATGCTGAAGTATAAGCGTGAGGACGGAGTGAACCTGACTGCCATTTTATACTTGCCGAAAGACTATAAAAAAGGAGATGCGCCACTGCCGATGCTGCTGTGGGCTTACCCACGTGAGTTCAAGAATGCTTCTGCTGCTGGCCAGGTAAAAAGCTCGCCTTACGAGTTTACCCGCATCAGCTGGGGCTCTCCACTGTTCTGGGTAACGCAAGGATACGCTGTGCTCGACAGAACCGATATTCCGATTGTAGGCGAAGGCGACGCGCAGCCAAACGATACCTATGTGCAGCAGCTGGTGTCCAGCGCCAAGGCAGCTATCGACGAGGTGGTGAAAATGGGCGTGGCCGATCCGAAGCGTGTGGCCGTGGGCGGTCACTCTTACGGTGCTTTCATGACAGGTAACCTGTTGGCGCACTCCGACCTTTTTGCTGCTGGTATTGCGCGTAGTGGAGCTTATAACCGTACCCTGACGCCATTTGGTTTCCAGGCTGAGGAGCGTACGTATTGGGATGCCCCGGAAGTATACTTCCAGATGTCGCCTTTCTCTTTTGCCAACAAGGTAAATGAGCCAATCCTGCTTATCCACGGCGAGGCTGACAATAACTCTGGTACCTTCCCGATCCAGAGTGAGCGTTTTTATAATGCCCTGAAAGGCCACGGTGCCACCACCCGACTGGTGTTCCTGCCAGCCGAGAGCCACGGCTACCGCGCCAAAGAGTCTATCCTGCACATGCTGTGGGAGATGGACCAGTGGTTGGATAAATACGTGAAGAACCGTCCGGTGCAATAA
- a CDS encoding (2Fe-2S) ferredoxin domain-containing protein, with product MPVLALTGSNTVTLYMSKRFDTPDKVIYVCTGSKCKKKGGKDLGKLFRSMIKEMGLKGQVEVVKTDCTDRCDFAPVTCIQPDNLWTPYTDELKAKAAFQEHILQASPKENH from the coding sequence ATGCCTGTTTTAGCTTTAACAGGTAGCAACACCGTAACTTTGTACATGAGCAAGCGTTTTGACACACCCGATAAGGTTATTTATGTATGCACTGGCAGTAAGTGCAAGAAGAAAGGCGGCAAAGATTTAGGCAAGCTTTTCAGGAGTATGATCAAGGAAATGGGACTGAAAGGCCAGGTGGAAGTGGTAAAAACAGACTGCACCGACCGCTGCGACTTCGCCCCGGTTACCTGCATACAACCCGATAATCTTTGGACTCCCTACACTGATGAGCTGAAGGCCAAGGCCGCATTTCAGGAACATATATTACAGGCATCGCCCAAAGAAAACCATTGA
- a CDS encoding RNA-guided endonuclease InsQ/TnpB family protein gives MVRHSFTFVGFDLTLCSTACTCRLLPLLQQTCFAPGKAPKEPVNQIKTYRFRLKPTRAQAQVFAQWLGSCRYVYNLCLDYKRQLYSNHQLSIGKNQMQQELSAIARDVEWIGCVHSQTLQEVTDRLFRSYDGFFKQGKGFPRFARRGQYRSFTYKQGVKLHENTCTVQLPKIGKVKYHKSQNVQGVIKTASVIREADGWYVTLCCEVEIAPLPPVTNVLGLDMGIKSFVVTSDGQVVDNPRHLYKYQYQLRKAQRSVSRKKKGGSNRRKAVAKLARIHLKVRNTRKDFHHQLTTQLIRESQAIVVENLQVQHMLKNHKLAKSISDAGWHGFVQMLEYKSKWYGRELVKVAPNHTSQDCWVCGWRNTDLKLSDRYWTCSNGHVLDRDVNAARNIRNKAVGQTVSAWEIYGRSSEVAQESYCL, from the coding sequence GTGGTGCGACATTCCTTCACTTTTGTTGGGTTCGATCTTACCCTATGTTCTACCGCCTGCACTTGCCGGCTGTTACCTTTGCTGCAGCAAACATGCTTTGCACCGGGCAAGGCGCCAAAAGAACCAGTGAACCAGATCAAGACATACCGCTTCCGACTCAAACCCACCAGGGCGCAGGCACAGGTTTTTGCACAGTGGCTTGGCTCGTGCCGGTATGTCTATAACCTCTGCCTGGACTACAAGAGGCAACTCTACTCGAACCACCAGCTTTCCATCGGCAAAAACCAGATGCAGCAAGAGCTCTCTGCTATCGCCAGGGACGTGGAATGGATCGGGTGCGTGCACTCACAAACTTTACAGGAGGTGACAGATAGATTGTTCAGGTCCTACGATGGCTTCTTCAAGCAAGGCAAAGGCTTCCCCAGGTTCGCCAGGCGAGGCCAGTATCGCTCCTTCACCTACAAGCAGGGGGTGAAGCTGCACGAGAATACCTGTACAGTCCAGCTACCGAAAATCGGCAAGGTCAAATACCACAAGTCACAGAACGTGCAGGGGGTTATCAAGACAGCCAGCGTGATCAGGGAAGCAGATGGATGGTATGTGACCCTGTGCTGTGAGGTGGAGATAGCACCGCTTCCACCAGTGACAAACGTGTTGGGGCTAGACATGGGTATCAAGTCCTTTGTGGTCACCTCAGACGGTCAGGTGGTGGACAACCCCAGGCACCTGTACAAGTATCAATACCAGCTAAGGAAAGCGCAACGTTCGGTCAGCAGGAAGAAGAAAGGTGGCAGCAACAGGCGAAAGGCTGTCGCAAAGCTTGCCAGAATACACCTGAAAGTCAGGAATACACGTAAGGATTTCCACCACCAGCTGACCACGCAACTCATTCGCGAGAGCCAAGCGATTGTTGTAGAGAACCTGCAAGTGCAGCATATGCTCAAGAACCATAAGCTTGCTAAAAGCATCAGCGATGCTGGGTGGCATGGGTTCGTGCAGATGCTGGAATACAAGTCCAAATGGTATGGTCGGGAGCTTGTGAAGGTAGCCCCAAACCATACCTCCCAGGACTGCTGGGTTTGTGGCTGGCGCAACACCGACCTGAAACTATCGGACAGGTATTGGACTTGTTCTAACGGACATGTTTTGGACAGGGATGTGAACGCAGCTAGAAATATAAGAAACAAGGCGGTCGGGCAGACCGTTTCAGCTTGGGAGATATACGGTCGCAGTAGCGAGGTAGCCCAAGAATCCTACTGCCTTTAG
- a CDS encoding ferritin, translating to MKDLLRLRTSLSESIEQVLNEQIKMEAEASAMYLAMSSWCDRNGYDCSAGYFKKQSDEEREHMLRLFKFVSDMGGRAVSPEVTNIQVEFETFRGVFEQALQQEIVVTQSFNRIADKCQKEKDYVTFSFLQWFLKEQIEEEYVARRALELFEVIGEEGTGRYEIDKRVPKIKYEDTYED from the coding sequence ATGAAAGACTTACTAAGACTAAGAACCTCGCTGAGCGAGTCTATAGAACAAGTACTAAACGAACAGATCAAAATGGAGGCAGAGGCCTCTGCTATGTACCTGGCCATGAGCAGCTGGTGCGACCGCAATGGTTACGACTGCAGTGCCGGCTACTTTAAGAAGCAATCAGATGAAGAGCGTGAGCACATGCTGCGCCTGTTCAAGTTTGTCTCTGATATGGGCGGCAGAGCTGTATCACCGGAGGTAACAAACATCCAGGTAGAGTTTGAGACGTTCAGAGGCGTATTTGAGCAGGCACTACAGCAGGAGATTGTAGTAACGCAGTCGTTTAACCGTATTGCCGATAAGTGCCAGAAGGAAAAAGATTACGTGACCTTTTCGTTTCTGCAGTGGTTCCTGAAGGAGCAGATAGAAGAAGAGTATGTGGCCCGCCGTGCACTCGAGCTGTTTGAGGTCATTGGCGAAGAAGGCACTGGCCGTTATGAGATAGATAAGCGCGTACCTAAGATCAAGTATGAGGATACATATGAGGATTAA
- a CDS encoding cupin domain-containing protein → MENSPQKVNLAEKFSQFSDYWSPRIVGELNGQQVKLAKFMGPFEWHHHQHEDEFFLVVKGEFEMHLRDKVVVLQPGEFMIVPRGVEHRPVANQEAEVLMFEPASTVNTGNLRDSKRTKTNLEHL, encoded by the coding sequence ATGGAAAACAGCCCCCAAAAAGTAAACCTAGCAGAGAAGTTTAGCCAGTTCTCAGACTATTGGAGCCCGCGTATTGTGGGTGAGCTAAATGGGCAGCAGGTAAAACTGGCAAAATTCATGGGCCCTTTTGAATGGCACCACCACCAGCACGAGGATGAGTTCTTCCTGGTAGTTAAAGGGGAATTTGAGATGCACCTGCGGGATAAGGTAGTAGTGTTACAACCCGGGGAGTTTATGATTGTGCCACGCGGTGTGGAGCACAGGCCAGTTGCAAACCAGGAGGCGGAGGTATTGATGTTTGAGCCTGCCAGCACTGTAAACACAGGCAACCTGCGGGACAGCAAACGCACCAAAACTAACCTGGAGCACCTGTAA
- a CDS encoding LytR/AlgR family response regulator transcription factor, whose product MKLRCMIVDDEPLALDVLETFVQRLDNLELVCRCNNAMEAYSCLQSEHIDLLFLDIQMPKLTGIDFLKSLANPPKVIFTTAYRDYAVEGYELNVVDYLLKPIAFERFLKAVSKVSAAEAHAVPAVVPTPVVTSAQPAATPDYKEAFIYLKADKKMVKVMLTDILYIESLKDYIRVKTEAKEIISYQKISFLEEKLPTDKFLRIHRSFIVALDKIQAFSATAVDVGKNEIPIGRFYKNEVLQVLNQNNLLEN is encoded by the coding sequence ATGAAATTACGCTGCATGATTGTGGATGATGAGCCGCTGGCACTGGATGTGCTGGAGACTTTCGTCCAGAGGCTGGATAACCTGGAGTTAGTATGCCGCTGCAATAATGCTATGGAGGCCTACAGTTGCCTGCAAAGCGAGCACATCGACCTGCTTTTTCTGGATATCCAGATGCCAAAGTTAACCGGCATAGATTTCCTGAAATCCCTTGCAAACCCTCCGAAAGTTATCTTCACTACTGCCTACCGGGATTATGCTGTAGAGGGCTACGAATTAAATGTGGTTGACTACCTGCTCAAGCCTATCGCCTTTGAGCGTTTCCTGAAAGCTGTCTCTAAGGTGTCGGCAGCAGAGGCACATGCAGTGCCGGCGGTAGTGCCTACACCGGTAGTTACCTCAGCCCAACCAGCTGCTACACCTGACTATAAAGAAGCTTTCATCTACCTGAAGGCAGACAAGAAGATGGTGAAGGTTATGCTGACCGATATTCTCTACATAGAGAGCTTAAAGGACTACATCCGGGTAAAAACCGAAGCAAAAGAAATTATCTCCTATCAAAAAATCTCTTTCCTGGAAGAGAAACTGCCAACCGATAAATTCCTGCGCATCCATCGTTCGTTTATAGTGGCGCTGGATAAGATACAGGCTTTCTCTGCCACAGCTGTAGATGTGGGTAAGAATGAGATTCCTATTGGCCGCTTCTATAAAAATGAAGTGCTGCAGGTGCTCAACCAAAATAACCTGTTGGAAAACTGA